ACCGGGCACCCCTTGGCGGCGCAGGCAGGACTAGAGATTCTGCGGCAGGGAGGCAATGCCATAGACGCGGCTATTGCCACAGCGGCCTGCCTGACGGTTGTGGAGCCGACCGCTAACGGTATCGGCAGCGATGCGTTTGCGCTGGTGTGGGCAGACGGTGCGCTGCATGGACTTAACGCCAGCGGGCCTGCGCCGCAGAGCCTAAGTCACGCGACACTTACGGCCGCCGGGCTAACCGAAATGCCTAAGTTTGGGCTAACGCCCGTCACCGTGCCGGGAGCCCCGGGTGCGTGGGCAGCGTTGTCATCCCGCTTTGGCAGGCTGCCCTTAACGACCGTGCTTGCCCCGGCCATCGAGTATGCCTCGCGCGGTTTCCCGCTTTCACCTATGCTTGCCCGCGGTTGGAAGAACGCCTTGGCGCAAGACTTACGAGAACACACGGCCCCGGTTCACCAAGCTTACCTCGCTACCTTTGCTCCGCAGGGACGCCCGCCGGCGGTCGGCGAAGTGTGGCGCTCGCCTGACCACGCCAAAACTCTCGCCAGCATAGCCGAAACAGGCGCCGAGTCGTTTTACCGGGGCGAAATAGCTGAACGCATCGACAGCTTTTCGCGCGAGCACGGCGGATACATCGGCGCGGCAGACCTTGCGTCATACTACCCCGAATGGGTGAAGCCACTTAGGGTGAACTACCGCGGGTATGACGTCTGGGAACTGCCTCCCAATGGGCAGGGATTAGTCGCGTTGTTGGCTCTAAACATCCTCGCGGGGTACGAGTTCCCGGAGCGCGACAACATCGAAATGTACCACCGACAAATTGAGGCCGTCAAACTCGCCTTTGCCGACGGCCTCGCTCATATTACCGACCCACGCCAGATGAAGGTGAGGCCAGAGGATCTGCTCTGCCCTGCGTATGCGGCTAAGCGCCGCAGCGAGATTAGCAGCGGTGCCCTAACACCGACCACAGGACTAGATCTGCGGGGCGGCACGGTGTACCTCGCGACGGCCGATGGGGACGGCAATATGGTTTCTTACATACAGAGCAACTACATGGGGTTTGGGGCGCGCGTT
This genomic interval from Selenomonadales bacterium contains the following:
- a CDS encoding gamma-glutamyltransferase family protein; protein product: MYFDPHYYPSRSQRMCMYASRGMVATGHPLAAQAGLEILRQGGNAIDAAIATAACLTVVEPTANGIGSDAFALVWADGALHGLNASGPAPQSLSHATLTAAGLTEMPKFGLTPVTVPGAPGAWAALSSRFGRLPLTTVLAPAIEYASRGFPLSPMLARGWKNALAQDLREHTAPVHQAYLATFAPQGRPPAVGEVWRSPDHAKTLASIAETGAESFYRGEIAERIDSFSREHGGYIGAADLASYYPEWVKPLRVNYRGYDVWELPPNGQGLVALLALNILAGYEFPERDNIEMYHRQIEAVKLAFADGLAHITDPRQMKVRPEDLLCPAYAAKRRSEISSGALTPTTGLDLRGGTVYLATADGDGNMVSYIQSNYMGFGARVVIPGTGISLQNRGHSFSLDPAHANVLLPGKRPFHTIIPGFLTKGGTAVGPFGIMGGHMQPQAHVQVLMNMLDFNLNPQAALDAPRWQWVSGRTVQVEPSFPQHIAEALLRRGHAVQRTVDSVSFGRGQIIWRDSANGVLCGGTEPRTDGHIALW